The Plantactinospora sp. KBS50 sequence CGTGCCCAGCGGCGGCACGTCCGGGGCGGCGTACCAGACCGAGGTCAAGAACTACGTCAACCTGCTCATCCAGAACGGCATCACGCCGATCCTGGAGATGCACTGGAACTACGGCCAGTACAGCGGGCAGGGGGCCGGCTGCTCCGACGTCAAGGCGACCTGCCAGAAGCCGATGCCGGACGCCCAGTACGCCCCGCAGTTCTGGACCGGGGTGGCCAACGCGTTCAAGGGCAACAACGCGGTCATCTTCGACCTGTTCAACGAGCCGTACCCGGACGCCGCCGCGAACTGGGACACCACCGCGGGCTGGACCTGCTTCCGGGACGGCGGCACCTGCACCGGCATCAGCTACCAGGTGGCCGGCTTCCAGACGCTGCTGGACGCGGTACGCGCCACCGGGGCCACCAACGTGGTGATGGTGGGCGGTCTGGCCTGGTCCAACAACATCGCCCAGTGGCTGCAGTACCGGCCCACCGACCCGCAGAACAACCTGATGGCGTTCGCGCACGTGTACAACTTCAACGCGTGCATCGACACCGCCTGCTGGGACCGGGAGTGGGCGCCGGTCGCCGCACAGGTGCCGCTGGCGATCAGCGAGATCGGCGAGAACGACTGCGCGCACGGCTTCATCGATCAGGTGATGGCCTGGGCGGACACGCACGGCGTCGGCTACCTGGGCTGGACCTGGAACAACTGGGACTGCTCCAGCGGCCCGTCGTTGATCACCGACTACGACGGCACCCCGACCGCCTTCGGGCAGGGCTTCAAGAACCACCTGGCGACGGTCTCCAACTGACCGTCGGGCACCGGGCGGCCCCGCGCGGGCCGCCCGGTGCCACCGCCGGCCGCCGGACCCGTACGCCGCCGGACCCGTACGCCGCCGGCCGCCGGACCCGGCACCGGTACGCCGCTACTCGTCGACCAGTCGCGGGACGACGGTCCGGAACTCGACCGGGGCGCCCGGCGTGCCGCCCGGCCGGCCGATGTACTCGGGCACGCCCACGCAGGTGAACAGCAGCGCCACCGCGTCGGGCCGGCCCACCAGCGCCGGCACCTCGGAGTCCAGGAACGTCATGCCGGTGGCCGCGGCGCCGAGCGCGTACGCGGCCAGGTGCAGCCGTCCCTCGACCAGCCCGGCCGCCAGTTGGGCCGTGCGGTAGCCCCGGTCGTCCAGCCCGGCCCGCGGGACCGCGGAGATCACCACGTACGCGGCCTCGGCGGCCAGCGACTGGCCCAGGCAGATCCGTTCCAGCTCGCCGCGCAGGTCACCGGTGCGCAGCGGGTGCGACAGATCGGGCCAGCGGTAGACGCCGGGCGGTACGCCGTCGACGCCGTGCACGGCGACCCAGTGCGGTACGTCGATCCCGCGCAGCGCCGCGTGCAGCGACCACTCCAGGGTGCTCCGCGGCAGCGTGCCGGTGCGGTCCATCCGGCGCTGCGAGCCGCGGCGGCGGATCACCTGATCGAGCGTCTCGGACGGCGGGGCGGACGGCAACGGATCGCCCGCCGACCAGGGCGTACCCGGGGCGTCCCGGTCGCCGGCCCGCTGGGCGGTGGTGCACAGCGGGAACTCCACGGCCGGCAGCTCGCCGCCGGCCGCCGGCCCGGCCGGCCCGATCGCCGGCTCACCGTCGCCGAGCGACAGCAGCGCGAGCGGGTACTCGTGGGTCCCGTCGGCGCCGACCAGCCGGGTCACGGCGGCGTCCGGGAACACCGACCGCAGCCGGGGGACAGCCCGGCGCTCGCGGCCGCCGCGCTCAGCTGGGACAGCAGCGTGCCCGCGTCCCAGTACAGGTGCCGCCAGCCGCGTTCGGCGTACCGCCATCCCGTGCGCCACGGCACCCCGGTCACCACCAGCGTGCTGGTGCTGCCCAGCGCGGCGGGACCGACCCGGACCAGCGCGTGCCGGGCGCCGTCGTACCAGTGCACGCCGTCCGGCACCCCGACGATCCCGCGGGTGCTGGCGTACACCTCAAGCGGGAACCGCGCGCCGGCGGACCCGGCGGCGCGGAACAGCATCCGCCGCCCGTTGCGTAGCGAGGTGCGGACCACCCCGGCGCCGAGGAAGAGGATCCGGCCGAGCTGCGCGGCATCCAGCGGCCGGGTCGGCGCGGCGTCGCCGGCCAGGACGGCGGTGGCCGGCAGACCCGGGTCGGGCAGTTCGCGCGGCAGGTCCAGGACGGGCAGCCCGTCCGGGTACGCCTTCATGGCCGGCGGCACGGTGTCCGGATCATTGGGTGTGAGGTCCTGCCGGACCCGCGGGTCGGGGGTGGGTGCGTCCCAGTCCCGGTCCGGCGCGTACGAGGTGAGCCGGTGCAGCAGCCCCGCGCCGGCCTCCGGGTCCAGACCGGGCGTCGCCGGTCGGTCGACGTGCTCCATCCGCGCCACCTCTTTGTCGGGTCCCCGCACTCTGCCACGACCGGTCGCCGCGATCAGGCGATTATTTCGGGGGCAAAAAGGCGCAACCAGGCACGCCGGTCCGGAGGCGTCGCGATCATCTGAGGGTGAGGCAGAGTGGCGACCCGGGCCCCGGCCCCGGCACGGACGCCGACCCTGGGACGGACGGCGGTTCCGGCCCGGACGCGGACGCCGGTTCCGGCACCGGGTCGGCGCCGCCGGCCGGGCACCGGGCCGGGTTCCAGCCGCACGTGCTGCGCGAGTACGCGTTGATCGCCGACGGCGAACGGGGCGCCCTCGTCGGCCCGCGTGGAGACATCGCGTGGCTGTGCGCGCCCGGCTGGTCCAGCGACGCCGTCTTCAGCACCCTGCTCGGCGGCGGTGGCTGCTACGCGGTGACACCCGTCGAACAGCACCACGTCTGGGGCGGCTACTACGAGCCGGGCACCCTGATCTGGCGCAGCCGCTGGGTCACCGACAGCGCGATCATCGAGTGCCGGGAGGCGCTGGCGCTGCCGGCGGACCCGCACCGGGCGGTGCTGCTGCGCCGGATCATCGCCGCCCGTGGAACGGCCCGACTGGACGTACTGCTGCACCCGGCCGCGGGCTTCGGGCGGCACCGGCCGCGGGAGATCCACCGCCGAGGTGGCGTCTGGACCTGCCGTACCGGTGACCTGTGGCTGTCCTGGTCCGGCGCGGCGAGCGCCCGCGAGGACGCCGGGGTGTTCCGGACCCTGCTGAGTCTGCGCGAGGGCGAGTCGTGGGACCTGGTGCTCGAAGTCGCCGACGCCGCGCCCGAGCAGCCGACCGATCCCGGCGCGGCGGCGCGGCGGCGCTGGCGCGAGACCGAACTGGGCTGGTCCCGGCAGGTGCCGGACTGCACCGACACGGCCGCGCCGCGCGACGCCGCCCACGCGTACGCGGTGATGCGCGGGCTGACCGCCGCCAGCGGCGCCATGGTGGCCGCGCCCACCACCTCGCTGCCGGAGCGCGCGGCCGAGGGCCGCAACTACGACTACCGGTACGCGTGGATCCGGGACCAGTGTTACGCCGGGCAGGCGGTGGCCGCGCACGGCGGGCACCCGCTGCTGGACGACGCCGTGCGGTTCGTGTCCGAGCGGATCCTCGCCGACGGTCCCGACCTGCGCCCCGCGTACACGGTCGACGGCCGGTCGGTGCCCGACGAACGGCCGCTGCCGCTGCCCGGCTACCCCGGCGGAGCGGGCCGGGCGGGCAACCGGGTCAACCGTCAGTTCCAGCTCGACACGCTCGGCGAGTGCCTGCTGCTGTTCGCCGCCGCGGGCCGGCGGGGACGGCTGGACGGCCCGCACTGGCCGGCCGTCGAGCAGGCCGTGCGGGCGATCGAGCAGCGGCACCGGGACGCGGACGCCGGGATCTGGGAACTGGGCGCCCGCCGCTGGGCGCACTCCCGACTGACCTGCGCGGCCGGTCTGCGCGCCATCGCCGGGCAGGCGCCGGCGCCGGTGGCCGGCCGCTGGGCGTCGCTGGCCGACCGGCTGCTGGCCGACGTCAACGCGGACTGCCTGCACCCCAGCGGGCGCTGGCAGCGTGCCCCCGACGACCCGCGGGTGGACGCCGCGCTGCTGCTGCCCACCATCCGCGGCGCGCTGCCGCCGTCCGACCCGCGCAGCCGGGCGACCCTGGCCGCGGTACGCCAGGAACTGTCCGAGGACGGCTACGTCTACCGCTACCGCCTCGACGGCCGGGAACTGGGCTGCGCCGAGGGCGCGTTCCTGCTCTGCGGCTTCCTGATGGCCCTGGCCACCCACCAGCAGGACGACCCGTCGGCCGGGCACTGGTTCGAACGCAACCGGGCCGGTTGCGGTCCGCCGGGGCTGTTCAGCGAGGAGTTCGACGTACGGCAGCGCCAGTTGCGGGGGAACCTGCCGCAGGCGTTCGTGCACGCCCTGCTGCTGGAGTCGGCGAGCCGGCTGGCGCGGCCGTGGGACGGCTGAGGGACTACCTGCGCTGGCTGACCCAGGCATGGACGTCCCGGCACCGACAATGGTGCGACCGTGCCCGGCACGGCACGGCACGGCAGGGCGGTCACCCAGGCGGCCCAGAAGACGACGCCAAGGCGCGGATGGTCTCGGTTGGCAAGGCGATTCTGAAGATCGCAATGGACGTCATCGGACTCACGTCCGCGTTGGACTGCTTCACGACTGGCAACCTGGGCGCGTGGTGTCGAGACTGGGCTGAACGTGCTGTTGAGCTTTGTCGGTGGACTCGCCGGAAAGATCGTGGCGAAATACGCTTTTCGCTTCAAGGTCGCCTATAGGCTGGCGAAACGGTTGAAGGGTCTAGCCTCCGAAGTGATCGACGGGGTGCGGGAGTGGCGTGGCGCGAGTCGGGCGCTGGATGAGGCCAAGCTGGCGCCAAGGAATGCAACAGCTTCGTGCCTGGCGCTGCCGTGTTGTTGGCCAATGGCTCCAGCAAGCCGATCGAGAAGATCAAGATCGGTGATCTGGTGGTGGCGACCGATCCGGCGAGCGGGAGGACCGCGGCCAAGGCAGTCACCCGGTTGATTTCGGGAGAGGGCGACAAGAACCTGGTCCGGATCACGGTCGATGCGGATGGCGCTCATGGCGACCGCACCGGTGTGCTGGTAGCAACCGATCATCACCCCTTCTGGGTGCCAGAGCTGCACAGGTGGGTGGACGCCACCGATCTGCAACGCGGTCAGTGGCTGCAGACGTCCGCGGGTACCTGGCTACAGGTCACTGCCATCACGAGATGGATCCAGCACGTCCGAGTCCACAACCTCACAGTCCACGGCATCCACACGTACTATGTGGTGGCTGGCAACACCCCGGTCCTCGTCCACAACTGTGGGGTTGGCGAACGTGCCGCTGAGCGGCAGAATGCACTTCCTGCTGGATCGCAAGGCAGGGTAACGATGGGCGTCGGTGAAGGCGTGGATGCGAGTGGAGCTACGCGCACGGTCGTTGGTACGAGCGAAGCCAATGGGTACCTCAGGCCCGGCGTTCGCGACATGATTCGGCCTGGCGAAGAGGTCGCAACCGGTCCCGGTCACGCAGAGACAAGTATCCTTGACTACATGAAGGCGAACGGAATCACACCCGGCAAGATCG is a genomic window containing:
- a CDS encoding glycoside hydrolase family 5 protein, whose product is MTASGATYRLLGVNRSGGEFTCIQGYGMWNGPMDQASITAMRSWKVRAVRVPLNEECWLGTADVPSGGTSGAAYQTEVKNYVNLLIQNGITPILEMHWNYGQYSGQGAGCSDVKATCQKPMPDAQYAPQFWTGVANAFKGNNAVIFDLFNEPYPDAAANWDTTAGWTCFRDGGTCTGISYQVAGFQTLLDAVRATGATNVVMVGGLAWSNNIAQWLQYRPTDPQNNLMAFAHVYNFNACIDTACWDREWAPVAAQVPLAISEIGENDCAHGFIDQVMAWADTHGVGYLGWTWNNWDCSSGPSLITDYDGTPTAFGQGFKNHLATVSN
- a CDS encoding glycoside hydrolase family 15 protein, whose amino-acid sequence is MLREYALIADGERGALVGPRGDIAWLCAPGWSSDAVFSTLLGGGGCYAVTPVEQHHVWGGYYEPGTLIWRSRWVTDSAIIECREALALPADPHRAVLLRRIIAARGTARLDVLLHPAAGFGRHRPREIHRRGGVWTCRTGDLWLSWSGAASAREDAGVFRTLLSLREGESWDLVLEVADAAPEQPTDPGAAARRRWRETELGWSRQVPDCTDTAAPRDAAHAYAVMRGLTAASGAMVAAPTTSLPERAAEGRNYDYRYAWIRDQCYAGQAVAAHGGHPLLDDAVRFVSERILADGPDLRPAYTVDGRSVPDERPLPLPGYPGGAGRAGNRVNRQFQLDTLGECLLLFAAAGRRGRLDGPHWPAVEQAVRAIEQRHRDADAGIWELGARRWAHSRLTCAAGLRAIAGQAPAPVAGRWASLADRLLADVNADCLHPSGRWQRAPDDPRVDAALLLPTIRGALPPSDPRSRATLAAVRQELSEDGYVYRYRLDGRELGCAEGAFLLCGFLMALATHQQDDPSAGHWFERNRAGCGPPGLFSEEFDVRQRQLRGNLPQAFVHALLLESASRLARPWDG
- a CDS encoding polymorphic toxin-type HINT domain-containing protein yields the protein MPGAAVLLANGSSKPIEKIKIGDLVVATDPASGRTAAKAVTRLISGEGDKNLVRITVDADGAHGDRTGVLVATDHHPFWVPELHRWVDATDLQRGQWLQTSAGTWLQVTAITRWIQHVRVHNLTVHGIHTYYVVAGNTPVLVHNCGVGERAAERQNALPAGSQGRVTMGVGEGVDASGATRTVVGTSEANGYLRPGVRDMIRPGEEVATGPGHAETSILDYMKANGITPGKIGAGRPICPACAVAIDEAGAVPGSPLKR